In one Acetobacter sp. genomic region, the following are encoded:
- a CDS encoding aldose 1-epimerase family protein, translated as MDADRFVFGDGKLTATVSAQGAELVSLKLPDGVDVLWDAGPAWRRHSPVLFPIVGRLPDDRATIDGKPYRMTQHGFARDCAFQWVERNPDSCTLSLEADDQTLAVFPFRFRLWLTYQISDGKLTVLYTVRNMEEGRELPFSLGAHPAFRWPLEKDGKREEYRLTFEEPEPEPIRRLEDGLLDSASRPTPVDGATLLLRDDLFVDDAIIFDRIRSRAVTFGRPGGLALRVSWHGFPELGVWTKPGAPFLCIEPWQGYATPHGFKGEFRDKPGVVSVQPGQEWSANWCVSVVQG; from the coding sequence ATGGACGCTGACCGGTTTGTGTTCGGTGATGGAAAGCTCACAGCGACCGTATCCGCGCAGGGTGCCGAACTGGTTTCCCTGAAGCTGCCGGACGGCGTGGATGTGCTCTGGGACGCTGGCCCCGCATGGCGTCGCCACTCGCCTGTGCTGTTCCCGATTGTCGGACGTCTTCCCGATGACCGGGCGACCATTGACGGCAAGCCTTACCGCATGACGCAGCATGGCTTTGCTCGTGACTGTGCTTTTCAGTGGGTTGAGCGGAATCCGGACAGTTGCACGCTGTCGCTGGAAGCGGACGATCAGACGCTTGCTGTCTTTCCTTTCCGGTTTCGTCTGTGGCTGACCTATCAGATCAGTGATGGAAAACTGACGGTTCTCTATACGGTCCGTAATATGGAAGAGGGCAGGGAACTTCCCTTTTCACTGGGAGCGCATCCCGCTTTCCGCTGGCCTTTGGAAAAAGACGGAAAGCGCGAAGAGTATCGTCTGACCTTTGAAGAGCCCGAGCCTGAGCCCATCCGTCGTCTTGAAGATGGTCTGCTCGATTCCGCATCGCGTCCGACACCTGTGGACGGCGCTACTCTGCTGCTTCGGGATGATCTGTTTGTTGATGATGCGATCATCTTCGACCGTATCAGAAGCCGTGCCGTTACATTCGGTCGTCCGGGCGGCTTGGCTCTGCGTGTGTCGTGGCATGGTTTCCCCGAACTGGGTGTCTGGACCAAGCCGGGCGCTCCGTTCCTTTGCATCGAGCCGTGGCAGGGTTACGCCACGCCCCATGGTTTCAAGGGGGAGTTCAGGGACAAGCCGGGTGTTGTGAGCGTTCAGCCGGGGCAGGAATGGTCGGCAA